CCCTGAGGCTTTTTCTACTTGTTAAGAGGGTATGTCCGAAGCGAGTTCGAAGGGCGGAGGCCCATTGATCCAGAAGGGGATTATCCAAAGGTCGTACAACCAGGGTTGCAAAATACCCATGTGCAGCCAGAGCCGCCGCCATCAGTTCCCAATTCCCAAAATGACCCGTATAAACGATAACCCCACGGCCTTTATCCCGTGCCTTTAAATAGTTTTCCAGGCCTATGAGGGTTACTTTTGTTTTAAGATAAGTTTTATCGAGTTTTGAAAGACGGATTGTCTCTATCAGGGATTTACCCAGATTCCGACAGGCAGACCGGGCAATAGCGGACCGTTCTGAGGGAGAGTACGTGGTTCCAAAGGCAATCTCCAGGTTTTTTAAGGCAATCTGTCTCCGCCGCCTACCCAACGCATAGAATATTTCCCCCAGAAACTCTCCCATCTTTAAAGAAAGCGTAGGGGGAAGATAATAAAAACCTCGGGTAAGGCTATAAATCAAGAGGAATTCTATATAGTGCCTGATGCGCATTTTTCTTTCGATTTTAGAAAATTGACTTTCCCTCTACCAATTTAATCGATTGATTAAAAATTGCTGAAACTCCTCATTTCCCTGGATTTGTAATCGAATACTCAGCACATAGAATAGATCGGTCCGGGGTTTGAATCCTTCCATACGGACCTCATCTTTTTCTGTTGTTATGACATAATCTACCTGAAGTGTCAAAGCTAAATCTTCGATCCTTTTCAATTCCCTTACAGAATAGGGATGGTGATCCGGGAATTCCAGGAAACGGAGGGGTGAGAGACCCACTTTTCTCAAAGAATTGAGGAAAGAGGAAGGGTTTCCAATTCCTGAGAAGGCAAGAATTTTTCGGGCCGTTGGGGAAGGTAACTTTACTTCCAGGGAATCTTG
This Candidatus Limnocylindrales bacterium DNA region includes the following protein-coding sequences:
- a CDS encoding lysophospholipid acyltransferase family protein, whose amino-acid sequence is MRIRHYIEFLLIYSLTRGFYYLPPTLSLKMGEFLGEIFYALGRRRRQIALKNLEIAFGTTYSPSERSAIARSACRNLGKSLIETIRLSKLDKTYLKTKVTLIGLENYLKARDKGRGVIVYTGHFGNWELMAAALAAHGYFATLVVRPLDNPLLDQWASALRTRFGHTLLTSRKSLRDMMKVLKNKESLGILIDQNTSKEAGVFVDFFGKPACTTPVVALLALKYQAPIVPMFIIRTGLDEHTLYIEKEVPLQRTGDIQRDIRLNTATMTQVLEEYIRRYPDQWFWVHNRWKTQPHPSS